The Lycium ferocissimum isolate CSIRO_LF1 chromosome 10, AGI_CSIRO_Lferr_CH_V1, whole genome shotgun sequence genome window below encodes:
- the LOC132032427 gene encoding uncharacterized protein LOC132032427 — protein sequence MKDIHARVELSKKQNDLEEDVHQKDVQTKNSNVVPEATDGIQQEEDVVNTEQVLVHVPLDAIYPKEFRDINEGQQAAHSSTDAPHKDAQDEITISQFELPNHLLPSQILGLDSSPGRTKLPSHYRKSPWTIDLGSASEAALKATTGGERLL from the exons ATGAAAGATATTCATGCCAGAGTTGAActttcaaaaaaacaaaatgattTGGAG GAAGATGTACACCAGAAAGATGTGCAGACCAAAAATTCCAATGTTGTACCCGAGGCTACTGATGGAATACAACAGGAAGAAGATGTGGTCAATACAGAG CAAGTCTTAGTTCACGTACCTCTCGATGCTATCTATCCTAAAGAATTTCGTGATATAAATGAAGGCCAGCAAGCTGCTCATTCAAGTACAGATGCACCTCACAAAGATGCTCAAGACGAAATTACCATATCTCAGTTTGAGTTGCCTAACCATTTGCTTCCAAGCCAAATACTGGGGCTTGACTCATCACCGGGACGAACAAAGCTTCCAAGTCATTACAGAAAATCGCCTTGGACGATAGATTTAGGATCAGCTTCAg aAGCAGCACTAAAGGCCACTACAGGAGGGGAAAGGCTACTTTAA
- the LOC132035040 gene encoding uncharacterized protein LOC132035040 codes for MKVFHSLLGEETCSCRVFQMEEIPCSHAWAVIKSKNLTADDYFSNLYKPNTVVKTYDVPVCPLLDESEWKIPNFISDEVVLPLRYKRPPGRPKKKRDKPLLETLLGKRRTSCSTCENLGHNRCTLFNQM; via the exons ATGAAGGTGTTTCATAGTTTGCTTGGAGAAGAAACTTGTAGTTGTCGAGTCTTCCAAATGGAAGAGATACCATGTTCGCATGCTTGGGCTGTTATAAAGAGCAAAAATCTCACTGCTGACGATTATTTCTCCAACTTATACAAACCAAATACTGTGGTGAAGACATATGATGTCCCAGTCTGTCCTCTTCTGGATGAGAGTGAATGGAAGATACCTAATTTCATATCCGACGAAGTAGTCTTGCCGCTAAGATACAAGAGACCACCAGGAAGGCCGAAGAAGAAGCGCGATAAGCCATTACTTGAAACTTTACTTGGTAAACGTAGAACTTCTTGTAGTACATGTGAAAATCTTGGCCATAATAGGTGTACCT TGTTTAACCAAATGTGA